In the genome of Flavobacterium panacagri, one region contains:
- a CDS encoding NifU family protein, with protein MTKITIKETQNPTILKFEFEDFITQNQNFEFKNIDEAQASPLAQQLFYLPFVKTVYISGNFIAIERYSIVDWDDVKDAVAEQISSFVEKGGVIIKIDETKAKKQPITVYGETTPNPSALKFVVSRMLTRNAVEYKNIDQTASSPLAQELFKFPYVKEIFIDENYISVTKYEINDWSEITLELRTFIKQFIENGGTVLDESLIQTTTKNEVTKDEAFDKLDVTSQQIINILEEYVKPAVAADGGNIAFESYNEEDKTVKVLLQGACSGCPSSTFTLKSGIENMLKSMLNDEAIKVEASNA; from the coding sequence ATGACAAAAATCACTATAAAAGAAACTCAAAATCCAACTATTTTAAAGTTCGAGTTTGAGGATTTTATTACTCAAAATCAAAACTTTGAGTTCAAAAACATTGACGAAGCTCAGGCTTCTCCTTTGGCTCAACAACTATTCTATTTACCATTCGTTAAGACTGTTTATATATCTGGAAATTTTATTGCTATCGAAAGATACAGCATTGTAGACTGGGATGATGTTAAAGACGCTGTTGCAGAACAAATAAGCTCTTTTGTTGAAAAAGGCGGAGTTATCATTAAAATTGATGAAACTAAAGCTAAAAAACAGCCTATTACAGTTTATGGAGAAACAACTCCAAATCCTTCTGCTTTAAAATTTGTAGTAAGCAGAATGCTGACTCGCAATGCTGTTGAATACAAAAACATCGATCAGACTGCTTCTTCTCCATTAGCTCAGGAATTATTCAAATTTCCTTATGTAAAAGAAATTTTTATCGATGAGAACTATATTTCAGTAACGAAATATGAAATTAATGACTGGTCTGAAATTACTTTAGAATTAAGAACTTTCATTAAACAATTTATTGAAAACGGCGGTACGGTTTTAGACGAAAGTTTAATTCAGACTACAACCAAAAATGAAGTTACAAAAGACGAAGCCTTTGACAAATTAGATGTTACTTCACAACAAATTATCAATATCTTAGAAGAATATGTAAAACCAGCAGTAGCTGCTGATGGTGGTAATATTGCTTTTGAATCTTATAATGAAGAAGACAAAACGGTAAAAGTACTTTTACAAGGTGCTTGCAGCGGTTGTCCTTCTTCAACATTTACTTTAAAAAGCGGTATCGAAAATATGCTGAAAAGCATGCTTAATGATGAAGCTATAAAAGTAGAAGCTTCAAATGCTTAA
- a CDS encoding PorP/SprF family type IX secretion system membrane protein: protein MKFKIRVLLIFLISSFFSYSQEGIPVYSDYLSDNYYLIHPSMAGAANCAKIRLTARKQWFGQEDAPSLQTLSFNGRVGERSGAGIIVFNDKNGYHSQKGVKVTYAHHIMFSRDEIDLNQLSFGISGGLIQSQLDETKFGGTFDPIVFGSIQKDSYFNMDIGASYNFMDFYAHATVQGLLETRRELYTEYESDNLRKFLLSAGYVFGKNNSITWEPSILFQYFDKTKEKTLDLNLKAYKSMDFGSLWAALSYRRGFDGAQYLAGNNGVASQKLQFFTPIVGVNFKNFMFAYTYSQVMGDVKFDTGGYHQITLGINLFCKKERYDCNCPAVN from the coding sequence ATGAAATTTAAAATCAGGGTTTTATTAATTTTTCTTATTTCCTCCTTTTTTTCTTATTCGCAAGAAGGAATACCTGTTTATTCAGATTATTTATCAGATAATTATTACTTAATTCACCCTTCAATGGCGGGTGCAGCCAATTGTGCCAAGATTAGATTAACTGCTAGAAAACAATGGTTCGGACAGGAAGACGCTCCATCTCTGCAAACATTAAGTTTTAATGGAAGAGTTGGTGAACGTTCTGGGGCTGGTATTATTGTTTTTAACGATAAAAATGGATATCATTCTCAAAAAGGAGTTAAAGTTACCTATGCCCATCATATTATGTTTTCAAGAGATGAGATCGATTTGAATCAGCTTTCTTTTGGTATTAGCGGTGGTTTAATACAAAGTCAGTTGGATGAAACGAAATTCGGAGGAACTTTTGATCCTATCGTTTTTGGTTCTATTCAAAAAGACTCTTACTTTAATATGGATATTGGAGCTTCCTATAATTTTATGGACTTTTATGCTCATGCAACAGTTCAAGGTTTATTAGAAACAAGAAGAGAATTGTATACAGAATATGAGAGCGATAACCTGAGAAAGTTTTTATTGAGTGCCGGATATGTTTTTGGTAAAAATAATAGCATTACCTGGGAGCCTTCGATACTTTTTCAATATTTCGATAAAACCAAAGAGAAAACGCTTGATTTAAACTTAAAGGCTTACAAAAGCATGGATTTTGGGAGTCTTTGGGCTGCATTATCGTACAGAAGAGGCTTCGATGGGGCGCAGTATCTTGCTGGAAATAATGGTGTTGCGTCTCAAAAACTACAGTTTTTTACGCCTATAGTTGGGGTTAATTTCAAAAACTTTATGTTTGCTTACACTTATTCTCAAGTAATGGGAGATGTAAAATTTGATACTGGAGGTTATCACCAGATTACTTTGGGGATTAATTTATTCTGTAAAAAAGAGCGCTACGACTGTAACTGTCCTGCGGTTAATTAA
- a CDS encoding gamma carbonic anhydrase family protein: protein MLIKSVNGKSPQIPEDCYVAENATIVGDVTFGDSCSVWFNAVVRGDVNFIKIGNKVNIQDGAIIHCTYQKHPTLIGNNVSIGHNAIVHGCIIHDNVLIGMGAIVMDNCVVESNAIIAAGAVVTQNTVVASGSIYAGVPAKKVKDIDQSDFAGEIERISNNYVMYSGWFKNEEQK, encoded by the coding sequence ATGCTGATCAAGTCTGTTAACGGAAAATCACCTCAGATTCCAGAGGATTGTTATGTTGCTGAAAATGCTACAATTGTAGGAGATGTTACTTTTGGCGATTCTTGTAGTGTCTGGTTTAATGCGGTTGTTCGTGGAGATGTAAATTTTATTAAAATAGGAAATAAAGTAAACATTCAGGATGGAGCAATTATTCATTGCACTTATCAAAAACATCCAACTTTAATAGGAAATAACGTTTCAATAGGTCATAATGCGATCGTACACGGCTGTATCATTCATGATAATGTTTTGATCGGAATGGGAGCGATTGTAATGGACAATTGCGTAGTAGAAAGCAATGCAATTATTGCCGCTGGAGCAGTGGTCACTCAAAATACTGTTGTGGCTTCAGGAAGTATTTATGCTGGCGTTCCCGCCAAAAAAGTAAAGGATATTGATCAATCTGATTTTGCCGGTGAAATCGAACGCATTTCAAATAATTATGTAATGTATTCAGGCTGGTTTAAAAACGAAGAACAAAAATAA
- a CDS encoding LytR/AlgR family response regulator transcription factor, translating into MKCVIIDDEPLAVELLQDFVKKVESLELMNSFNNAIDAVSFINQNNVDLIFLDIEMPHFSGIDFINTIEKKPLVIFTTAYSDYAVEGFNLGAVDYLVKPIPFHRFLKAVVRAQQVLLPVTATQTISENTNAPEIEQDFMFVRAEYENVKLNFADILFIEGLKDYVKIYTTDNKFTLTLISLIKLENLLSSKGFSRIHRSYIINIKHVKSIQKNKVLISDKRIPISESYKNAFFERINL; encoded by the coding sequence ATGAAATGTGTAATTATTGATGATGAGCCTTTAGCAGTAGAATTATTGCAGGATTTTGTCAAAAAGGTGGAATCGCTGGAATTAATGAATTCTTTTAACAATGCGATTGATGCTGTCTCATTTATTAATCAGAATAACGTAGATTTGATTTTTCTGGATATCGAAATGCCTCATTTCTCTGGAATTGATTTTATAAACACCATCGAAAAAAAACCTTTGGTTATTTTTACAACCGCCTATTCAGATTATGCTGTAGAAGGTTTTAATCTCGGCGCAGTCGATTATTTGGTTAAACCAATTCCTTTTCACCGTTTTTTAAAAGCCGTTGTTAGAGCACAGCAAGTTTTATTGCCTGTTACTGCAACTCAAACCATTTCTGAAAACACAAATGCCCCTGAAATCGAGCAGGATTTTATGTTTGTAAGAGCCGAATACGAAAATGTAAAATTAAATTTTGCAGATATACTTTTTATAGAAGGATTAAAAGATTATGTCAAAATTTATACGACAGACAATAAATTTACTCTAACTCTTATTAGTTTAATTAAATTAGAAAATCTGCTTTCCAGCAAAGGTTTTTCGCGAATTCACAGATCATACATCATTAATATCAAACACGTAAAATCTATTCAGAAAAACAAGGTTTTAATAAGTGATAAAAGAATTCCAATCAGCGAAAGCTACAAAAATGCCTTTTTCGAGAGGATTAACCTATAA
- a CDS encoding sensor histidine kinase, which produces MQLDTLKNTGYNKILFHCAIWVFFILTSLIQFYESPFKMSNDFYVQWVTGIVLFYLNYFYLVPSYLLQKKYWLYFLFAFGLIAVFMIFRINYSIPEFRHLRPENIMPPRMIPQGPHFFPRADYMPRRIEMRQPIFFKLGPSFFYILIITISAIIRTLTEFYNNQQNKLIAETHRTNTELIYLRKQTNPHFLFNSLNSIYSLAHKKSDLVPDAIVTLSELMRYMLYETDNKTVALEKEVNYIQNYIELQKLRLNNIEDIVINVHGDTKNKFIEPLLLISFVENAFKYGTDYKGAAHVKIKILITDNNLDFWIENTIESYVKDPENSGIGLVNIQNRLDLLYPNAHELSITQDNEYYRVHLNLKLDEIKTSLQ; this is translated from the coding sequence ATGCAGTTAGATACCTTAAAAAATACCGGATACAACAAAATTCTATTTCATTGCGCAATATGGGTTTTCTTTATTTTAACTTCATTAATTCAGTTTTACGAAAGTCCGTTTAAAATGAGTAATGATTTTTATGTGCAGTGGGTCACTGGAATTGTATTGTTTTATCTGAACTATTTTTACCTGGTACCTTCCTATCTTTTACAAAAAAAGTACTGGCTGTATTTTTTGTTTGCTTTTGGTCTTATTGCTGTTTTTATGATTTTTAGGATCAATTATTCTATTCCAGAATTCAGACACTTAAGACCTGAAAATATAATGCCTCCTCGAATGATTCCTCAAGGACCGCATTTTTTTCCAAGAGCTGATTATATGCCTCGAAGAATTGAGATGAGACAGCCAATTTTCTTTAAACTCGGCCCCTCTTTTTTCTATATTTTAATTATAACAATTAGCGCGATTATTAGAACATTGACTGAGTTTTATAATAATCAGCAAAACAAACTGATTGCCGAAACACATAGAACAAATACCGAATTGATATACCTGCGCAAACAAACCAATCCGCATTTTTTATTCAATTCTTTAAATAGTATTTATTCTTTGGCACACAAAAAATCTGATTTGGTCCCTGATGCCATCGTCACGTTATCTGAACTCATGCGCTATATGCTCTATGAAACTGATAACAAAACGGTGGCTTTAGAAAAAGAAGTAAACTATATTCAGAACTATATTGAACTGCAAAAACTGAGATTAAACAATATCGAAGACATTGTAATTAATGTACATGGAGATACTAAAAATAAATTTATTGAGCCCTTGTTATTAATTTCTTTTGTAGAAAATGCTTTCAAATACGGAACAGATTACAAAGGTGCTGCCCACGTAAAAATTAAAATTCTCATTACCGATAATAATCTTGATTTTTGGATTGAAAACACAATTGAAAGCTATGTTAAAGACCCTGAAAATTCAGGAATTGGATTGGTAAACATTCAAAATCGTCTTGATTTACTTTATCCAAATGCTCATGAATTAAGTATTACTCAGGATAATGAATATTATAGAGTTCATTTAAATCTAAAATTGGATGAAATTAAAACTAGCCTACAATAA
- a CDS encoding DUF4907 domain-containing protein, protein MMITNIKKHFWALIQKCFLFSAFFIFLISCTKKEALTAASFKTESGWGYTISYKEKILIKQTVIPVVSDNKSFASENDALKVADLVKQKLKQNLSPAVTKKDLILLKIKL, encoded by the coding sequence ATGATGATAACTAATATTAAAAAACACTTCTGGGCACTAATCCAGAAGTGTTTCCTATTTTCGGCATTCTTTATATTTTTGATTTCCTGCACTAAAAAAGAAGCACTTACAGCTGCTTCTTTTAAAACAGAATCAGGATGGGGATATACAATTTCTTACAAAGAAAAAATCTTAATTAAGCAAACCGTAATCCCAGTAGTAAGCGACAACAAAAGTTTTGCATCAGAAAACGACGCTCTGAAAGTAGCCGATCTTGTGAAACAAAAACTCAAACAAAACTTATCCCCAGCGGTAACCAAAAAAGATTTAATTTTATTAAAAATAAAATTATAA
- a CDS encoding Kelch repeat-containing protein — protein MINLKKGILFTALFSSLFFVSCSNDEDEELMGNWIKKSAFDGPARSSATSFVIGDFAYVVGGYTGDEYLKDLWIYNSTGDYWEQKADFSGVGRSSASSFSLNEKGYVGLGYDGTNKLKDFYQYDPVSNSWSQKADFAGTARYAAVGFQVGGKAYFGTGYDGNYLKDFYQYNDTTNSWTLVNGFSGNKRRNATVFVIADKAYLVTGVNNGTYQEDFWEFDPSTDAWTRKRDVDKDTDDDYSYNDDYAIVRSNASSFSMNGLGYIVGGENVKTVWEYNPSSDIWLERTPMEGAIRTDAVAFTINNRGYYMLGRIGSTYFDDAWEFRPLEEQSDDDN, from the coding sequence ATGATTAATCTAAAAAAAGGAATTTTATTCACAGCGCTTTTTTCGAGCCTTTTTTTTGTAAGCTGCAGTAATGATGAAGATGAGGAATTAATGGGTAACTGGATTAAGAAATCAGCCTTTGACGGCCCGGCAAGATCTAGTGCAACAAGTTTCGTTATTGGAGATTTCGCATATGTTGTTGGCGGTTACACTGGCGATGAATATTTAAAAGATTTATGGATTTATAACTCAACCGGAGATTATTGGGAACAAAAAGCTGATTTTAGCGGTGTGGGAAGAAGTTCTGCTTCTAGTTTTTCTTTGAACGAAAAAGGATATGTTGGTCTTGGTTATGACGGGACAAACAAATTAAAAGATTTTTATCAATATGATCCTGTTAGCAACAGCTGGTCACAAAAAGCAGATTTTGCAGGAACTGCCCGTTATGCTGCAGTAGGGTTTCAAGTTGGCGGTAAAGCTTATTTTGGGACTGGATATGATGGAAATTACTTAAAAGATTTTTATCAATATAACGATACCACTAATTCATGGACTCTTGTAAATGGTTTCAGCGGAAACAAAAGACGTAATGCAACAGTTTTCGTAATTGCAGACAAAGCATACTTAGTGACTGGTGTAAACAATGGTACTTATCAAGAAGATTTTTGGGAATTTGATCCTTCAACTGATGCCTGGACAAGAAAACGAGATGTCGATAAAGATACTGATGACGACTATTCATACAACGACGATTATGCAATTGTACGTTCAAACGCTTCTAGCTTCTCAATGAATGGATTAGGTTATATTGTAGGAGGTGAAAACGTTAAAACGGTCTGGGAATACAATCCATCATCTGATATATGGTTAGAAAGAACTCCAATGGAAGGAGCGATAAGAACTGATGCTGTTGCTTTTACAATCAACAACAGAGGTTACTATATGTTAGGAAGAATTGGTTCTACCTATTTTGATGATGCTTGGGAATTTAGACCATTAGAAGAACAAAGCGATGATGATAACTAA
- a CDS encoding DUF6268 family outer membrane beta-barrel protein, with the protein MKVRFLICSLFWVSFLSIKAQENFAAYANIKIEPTNKIDFNGTDIGVSYKKSLGTKFKITNTVEYSNLKVNYELNPFDFYQGQDKFNQIQNKFEFSHQILEKTKWQFSIIPTANFQQNLDLSDITVLGNIAFSQQLNSRFNLVIGVGRTSIFGAPKFNPIAALDYKFNAKMNLKVGFPDSHIRYSNNERNEFKLTNSFNGNFYHLDTSDTTDKAVLSQITSAFEYDRNVSKNWFLNFKAGYDFNKKYKLLDSSNHQVYDYNIGNGYVLGIGIKYKQ; encoded by the coding sequence ATGAAAGTAAGGTTTTTAATTTGTTCTCTTTTTTGGGTTTCGTTTCTAAGTATCAAGGCACAGGAAAATTTTGCTGCTTATGCGAATATTAAAATAGAACCTACAAATAAGATCGATTTTAATGGAACTGATATTGGTGTTTCCTATAAAAAGAGTCTGGGAACCAAATTCAAAATAACCAACACAGTAGAGTATTCTAATTTGAAAGTGAATTATGAACTAAATCCTTTTGATTTTTATCAGGGGCAAGATAAATTCAACCAGATTCAAAATAAATTTGAATTTTCGCATCAGATTTTGGAGAAAACAAAATGGCAGTTCTCCATTATTCCGACCGCAAACTTTCAACAAAATTTAGATTTATCAGACATAACAGTTTTAGGAAACATAGCGTTTAGCCAGCAGTTAAACTCAAGGTTCAATCTTGTTATTGGAGTGGGAAGAACTTCCATTTTTGGAGCACCAAAATTTAATCCGATTGCTGCTTTAGATTATAAATTCAATGCTAAAATGAATCTAAAAGTTGGATTCCCAGATTCTCACATTAGGTATTCTAACAATGAAAGAAATGAATTTAAACTAACAAACAGCTTTAACGGAAACTTTTATCATTTAGACACATCAGATACAACCGACAAAGCAGTTTTATCGCAAATAACATCGGCTTTTGAATATGATCGTAATGTCAGCAAAAATTGGTTTTTAAATTTTAAGGCAGGTTATGATTTTAATAAAAAATACAAATTATTAGACAGCAGTAATCATCAAGTATATGACTATAACATAGGAAATGGTTACGTTTTAGGAATAGGGATCAAATACAAACAATAA
- a CDS encoding DUF4270 family protein, with protein MHKFILILLFVLSLFSCGTDTDTGEFNVGSDYLALSNKVVLIDTVTVNMSTINFDSLATSSKGRILIGNYDDPVFGKVKADSYFQLSGSSYALNSVGSDTEATNYVFDSISMILKYDKYYYGDTTRVQTFNIYRLTQKVKPNKEDSQFYNNSSLAYSSESLGSISFKPRPTQKDSINIQMNKEFGEALFQKIKKREVTDFDSFTEYLKGFVLVPENSSSSNVIGFSVSSSKVRLYYSKYQSDNEDASNVLDFSILDTSKQFNSISLDKTGTVLQNLPISSSNLSSTLTNNQGFIQSGTGVACRIDFPNIKQFKNISTNGAIVDAELILKPVNNSYSDKYPLADSLTVYVGDNLNRISGTLVNSAGSSVYGKLSQKSDEFNENIGYSIPIGAFLQKEMLKQSDSRSALILTLPGISKSVNRLVLADQKHLNNKIQLKIYYISY; from the coding sequence ATGCACAAGTTTATATTGATCTTGCTTTTCGTATTAAGTCTATTTTCATGTGGTACAGATACCGATACTGGAGAATTTAATGTTGGATCAGATTATCTGGCTTTAAGCAACAAGGTGGTTTTGATCGATACGGTTACTGTCAACATGTCAACAATTAATTTTGATTCACTTGCAACTTCCAGTAAAGGAAGAATTTTAATTGGTAATTATGACGATCCTGTTTTTGGAAAAGTAAAGGCTGACAGCTATTTTCAGCTTTCTGGAAGTAGTTATGCTTTAAACAGTGTAGGTTCTGATACAGAAGCTACGAATTATGTTTTTGATTCCATTTCTATGATTCTTAAATACGATAAATATTACTATGGTGATACTACAAGAGTGCAGACTTTTAATATTTATAGATTAACCCAAAAAGTAAAACCAAACAAAGAAGACAGTCAGTTTTATAATAATTCTAGTTTGGCTTATAGTTCTGAAAGTCTTGGATCAATATCGTTTAAACCAAGGCCTACTCAGAAAGATTCTATAAATATTCAAATGAATAAAGAGTTTGGAGAAGCCCTTTTTCAGAAAATCAAAAAAAGAGAGGTTACAGATTTTGATAGTTTTACCGAATATTTAAAAGGATTTGTTTTAGTTCCAGAGAATTCAAGTTCTTCAAATGTTATTGGCTTCAGTGTTTCTTCAAGTAAGGTTCGGTTGTATTATTCAAAATACCAATCAGATAATGAAGATGCGTCTAATGTACTGGATTTTTCGATTTTAGATACTTCCAAACAGTTTAATTCTATTTCACTTGATAAAACGGGAACTGTGCTGCAAAATCTCCCCATTTCGAGCAGTAACTTGTCAAGTACGCTGACCAATAATCAAGGATTTATTCAGTCTGGAACAGGTGTAGCTTGTCGAATCGATTTTCCTAATATAAAACAGTTCAAAAATATTTCGACAAATGGAGCAATTGTCGATGCCGAGTTAATCTTGAAGCCTGTCAATAATTCTTATTCAGACAAATATCCTTTGGCAGATTCTCTAACGGTTTATGTTGGGGATAACTTGAATAGGATAAGTGGAACTCTTGTAAATTCTGCGGGTTCTTCAGTTTATGGAAAATTGAGCCAGAAAAGTGATGAATTCAACGAAAATATAGGGTATTCAATTCCAATTGGAGCTTTTCTCCAGAAAGAAATGCTGAAGCAATCCGATTCGAGGTCAGCGCTTATATTGACTTTGCCAGGAATTTCTAAATCAGTGAATAGATTGGTTTTAGCAGACCAAAAGCATTTAAATAATAAAATTCAGCTTAAAATTTATTACATCTCATATTAA
- a CDS encoding aromatic hydrocarbon degradation protein, whose translation MKNKIVLWSCFILMSLTSFSQSISSSPYSLYGVGSLYDSDFGYLPSIGSSGIALPSDTFINNLNPASLGFMYQNHFLFDIGGKAISTTYQSSSRKESRNNFQFSHLALAFPVTKKSAFSLSLQPYSSSTFKISNLKLPIQDGQEYYYVTAEGSGGLNNLDFSYGYRLGKKLTLGATATVLFGNTVDDRSFLIGSSITTIHKQTDYSGVRATLGGQYKIDSTFTIGTTFKVPSRINASKVQSVSAIADEVQSTIESSTASATDDYYMPLEIGIGISKRFKNNLNFTLDYERSLWEDTKQSDLYGNFVNQDRVAAGFTYSSKKNPRKYWDRVGYAAGVSYDTGYLEVDAHRVNNASFSIGLNLPIDNTYSFLNVSYSYGQKGRIANDLIKENYHKISLNLSLDGIWFVKRKID comes from the coding sequence ATGAAAAATAAAATTGTTTTATGGAGCTGCTTCATTTTAATGTCGCTGACTTCGTTTTCTCAAAGTATTTCAAGTTCACCTTATTCATTATATGGTGTTGGAAGTTTGTACGATTCAGATTTTGGTTATCTGCCTTCTATTGGTTCTTCTGGAATCGCTTTGCCATCAGATACATTTATTAATAACCTGAATCCTGCTTCGTTAGGATTTATGTATCAAAATCACTTTTTGTTTGATATTGGAGGAAAAGCAATTTCAACAACATATCAAAGCAGTTCGCGTAAAGAGAGCCGAAATAATTTTCAATTTTCACACTTAGCTTTAGCTTTTCCAGTAACTAAAAAATCAGCATTTAGTCTTTCACTTCAGCCGTATTCTAGTTCGACATTTAAAATTTCCAATTTAAAACTGCCAATTCAAGATGGTCAGGAATATTATTATGTCACAGCAGAAGGATCTGGCGGGTTAAATAACTTAGATTTTTCGTATGGTTATCGATTAGGAAAAAAACTGACATTGGGAGCAACAGCAACAGTTCTTTTTGGAAATACGGTCGACGATCGATCTTTTTTAATTGGAAGCTCTATTACAACTATTCATAAGCAAACAGATTACAGTGGTGTACGTGCAACATTAGGAGGACAGTATAAAATTGATTCCACTTTTACAATTGGAACTACATTCAAAGTTCCTTCAAGAATTAATGCTTCTAAAGTGCAGTCAGTATCGGCAATTGCAGATGAAGTACAATCAACTATTGAATCTAGTACCGCTTCGGCTACAGATGATTATTATATGCCTTTAGAGATAGGAATTGGAATAAGTAAACGATTCAAGAATAATTTGAATTTTACCTTAGATTATGAAAGAAGTCTTTGGGAAGATACCAAACAATCTGACTTGTATGGGAATTTTGTGAATCAAGATCGCGTTGCAGCTGGATTTACCTATAGTTCTAAAAAGAATCCGCGAAAATATTGGGATAGAGTAGGCTATGCCGCTGGAGTAAGTTATGATACAGGTTATTTGGAGGTTGATGCCCATCGTGTTAACAATGCATCTTTTTCAATTGGTTTAAATCTGCCGATAGACAATACTTATTCGTTTCTGAATGTATCGTATTCGTATGGTCAAAAAGGGAGAATTGCGAATGATCTAATAAAAGAAAACTACCATAAAATATCACTTAATTTATCGTTGGACGGAATTTGGTTTGTTAAACGAAAAATAGATTAA
- the murI gene encoding glutamate racemase: protein MTNNNPIGVFDSGIGGTSIWSAIHDLLPNEKTIYLADSKNAPYGQKTKEEIVALSKKNVEFLLDNNCKLIVVACNTATTNAIRELRADYDIPFVGIEPAIKPAANNSQTQVIGILATKGTLNSELFNKTAEMFQNTKIVEQVGYGLVQLIEDGNLYSPEMTQLLESYLKPMVEANIDYLVLGCSHYPYLIPQIKKIIPDHIKIIDSGEAVARQTKNLLQDKVGFSEIIQNDPIFYVNSDPKVLESILEFKYPVVKKDF from the coding sequence ATGACAAACAATAATCCTATAGGCGTTTTTGATTCTGGTATTGGCGGAACTTCCATCTGGAGCGCTATTCATGATCTTCTTCCAAACGAAAAAACCATTTATCTGGCTGACAGCAAAAATGCTCCATACGGTCAAAAAACGAAGGAGGAAATTGTCGCATTAAGCAAAAAAAATGTAGAATTTTTACTCGATAATAATTGTAAATTAATTGTGGTGGCTTGCAATACTGCTACGACAAATGCCATACGAGAATTACGTGCAGATTACGATATTCCGTTTGTGGGAATCGAACCTGCCATCAAGCCTGCAGCAAATAATTCGCAGACACAAGTAATTGGAATTTTGGCTACAAAAGGAACTCTAAACAGTGAGTTATTTAATAAAACTGCCGAAATGTTTCAAAACACTAAAATAGTAGAGCAAGTTGGTTATGGATTGGTACAGCTTATTGAAGACGGGAATTTATATTCACCAGAAATGACACAGCTTCTCGAGTCATATCTGAAACCAATGGTTGAAGCCAACATCGATTATCTTGTTTTAGGATGCAGTCATTATCCGTATTTAATTCCTCAAATCAAAAAAATTATCCCAGATCATATTAAGATTATTGATTCTGGCGAAGCTGTCGCTAGACAAACAAAAAACCTACTTCAAGACAAAGTCGGCTTCTCGGAAATTATCCAAAATGATCCGATATTTTATGTCAATTCAGACCCAAAAGTTCTTGAGTCAATCTTAGAATTTAAATATCCCGTTGTTAAAAAAGACTTTTAA
- a CDS encoding OmpH family outer membrane protein → MMKQIKTLLIAAILILGASNTMNAQAKVAHVDVSEIMSKMPAMLDAQNQLQKLSGTYDAEYKKMVDEYQVKIKKYETEAATVTDAVNGERSKEVQDMQKRIVDYRDNAQKELQQKETDIVKPLMEKVRASIQKVGKAKGFQYILDGSTLLLADGPNITADVKKDLGF, encoded by the coding sequence ATGATGAAACAAATCAAAACTTTACTAATTGCTGCAATTCTTATTTTAGGAGCAAGTAACACAATGAACGCACAAGCGAAGGTAGCTCATGTTGATGTCAGCGAGATTATGTCGAAAATGCCTGCTATGCTAGATGCTCAAAATCAGCTGCAAAAATTAAGTGGAACATATGATGCTGAATACAAAAAGATGGTTGATGAATATCAAGTAAAAATCAAAAAGTATGAAACAGAAGCAGCTACAGTAACTGATGCTGTTAACGGTGAGCGTTCTAAAGAAGTTCAAGATATGCAAAAAAGAATTGTTGACTACAGAGACAATGCACAAAAAGAACTACAACAAAAAGAAACTGATATCGTAAAACCTTTAATGGAAAAAGTAAGAGCTTCTATCCAAAAAGTTGGAAAAGCTAAAGGTTTCCAATATATCTTAGATGGTTCTACTTTATTATTAGCTGATGGTCCAAACATCACTGCTGACGTTAAAAAAGATTTAGGATTCTAA